TATACTTGTGTCCCTTTGTCTCATAGTCTGCCATGTATTGCTCTGTGCCTTGGTGTCTGTTCTGAAACCCTGGTAACCCTCGTGTCTCTATCTCCTTGTTCTACCTGGTGCCCTTTTCTTCTTGTCTACCTCTTGTTTCTTCCCAACCCCTGTTATTCCTGGTGTCCCTGCACTTCTTTATCAGGTGTCCTTGCCTCTCTTCTGTATCACCTACCCCTGGTCTACTGGGAGACCTTCCTTCTGCTTTCTACCTGGTCAGTAGTGAGTCCTTCCTGCTGCTCCAGTTCTTTTGTTAGGGCCAAGATATTTACATATGGTTTGGAGGAAAGCATTTCTTGCAGGAAGCGAGGATGAATTATATTCTCTGCCTGGGATGAGAAGGAAGAGAGTGTGAGTGACCTTGGGAGGAAATGGCCCCAAGTCAGGAGGACTTctaggagaaagaggaagcaatAATAATCCCATGCTCATTTGCACCATGGGGTTGTTATATCCCAAGTACCAGCTACACCCATGTATGAGTGCACACGTGTGcatgcacattctctctctctctctctgtctctttctctttttctccctctctctctctctctctctctctctctctctctctctctctctctcacacacacacacacacacacacatgcacaataaATCTGAGATTCTAAGCCAGGAAACTCAATTCCATGAGTGCCAAAACCTTGTATACACCAAGATTGTAGGCCCAGCTCACCTTGTTGACAAAGTTCTCATCAACATAGCTCATGAGACTTGGATCTGGGTATAAATCATCCTGTTGCTCTAGTTCTTCCTCTCCCAAGTTTGCAGCAAGCTCTTCTGTAGACAAGTAGGAGGGCTCCCACGTGGCAAAATTTGTAGGCCCGAATAGCTCATCCATGATGTCCATGTACTCTTGGATGGCTTCAGGTGGGATCTCCTCGGGCGCCTTGTTCTCAGGCCCTTTGGTCTTGGCCACCTTGTTCCTGCGTGCCTTGGACTTGCGTGCCTTTGTCTCACGCACCTTGGTCTCTGGTGCCTTGGTTTTGGCCGCTAATGAGCGGGCAGACCATACCTTAGTGTTGGTCTTTCTGGAGGTGCACACTAGGACAGGGAGGACCAGAGTGGTGTGTGAGTGAGGATTCCATGTTCATCCCAAACACTTGGTAGTAGGCAGGGTTCAGGGGCTCAGGGGACCTAACCTGGTATGCCATGCATGAGGACAACCTGACCCAGGAACCGAGGGATATAATAGTGCACCAGATGCAACATCTAGGAGAGTCAAGTGGGAGGACATTTGTAGTGACTGGTATTGCATGCACTCTACCCTACCGGGACCCAAGTCCCAGGCAGATCTTGTGTTGTTTCTTTGGATAgacaaggagagaaaggagatctgtacctggcccagtcaatacacagttcatagctgggtggcagggacctcaggtgttaggggcttttttttcttgtaagagGGAATCTCCAATACTGAAGGAAAAGTTCTTATTTGGGACAACAACTTGCCTTGGCCTTTTTCACTGTTTGGACACTATCATGGACTACTGTGTGAATGTGGGTACCCTACCTGGCTGTTGGACAGCCTCAGGGACTGGAGGCCTTCGGATTTCCAGCCTCGGAGTTGCAGGAGGAGGTCGGCACTGGAAGACCCCTGACAACTGCATCCTTGGATCCTCCATCTCCTCTGCAGCCTCAAACTCCATGAACCTTGATGGGATTTGGGTAAGGCAGGCACAGGCTGAGCTGAGAATCAGGTTAGCCATACCAGGCAGGTGCTGGTGTGGGATTCTAGGCGATGGAGTATTCTAAGCTACCAGTCAGGAGCTAGTGGCAGGAATGTGGAGTTGCGTCCTGGAGTAGGTCCGGCCAGTGACAGGAGGGAGCTGCTACAGAGGAAGAACTACAGTTCTCGGGAAACACTACATCAACTAGCACCTTAAGGGAATCAGATCTGAGGGACCCAGGCAGGGCCCCTAGCTGATCCTTGTTCTGGCTCTCTCCTGTTTCTGCCAGGAGGAACGACATCATCAGTTTAGTTGTAGAAACTGGTCAGGGATGTGATTTATATCAGGGAACACCAGAGGTCCTGACCCAATTCAGGGGTACCGAGGCTGGGACCTTGGGCCCTGAAAGGATCACCTGGGAGACCAAATTACAGGCAGGGTCATGTGGAAGTGAAAGCTAAGCTGAGAACATTGGGTTTCTTCCAAGGAGGGTgggttcttcccttcccttgttagaaaggctgggattacatagagcaaaggcagtaaggaccagagacatgtcctggggccacctgaggtggtggctggccctgacaatgcactccccaccaccaccctcttCTGGAACATCAGGTTGAAGTAGTGGCCACTTTGATGAGTTATAATGGACCTCAccctagaaagaggtaccagttcCCAGGCAGGTGGCCCGAGTGAATCTAGTGCAACTTTTCCCCTCTGCAGAGCCAgcaaagcagcagcagaccctctgGCTGGGCTGGTACCTCCTCCCCATCCTGACCCTGAACCTCAAGGCAGAGTTGGAATCAAGAGTATGGAGCCTGGAGTTTCTGGGATTGTTGCCGAGAGAATGCCCAGGCCTCAAGCTAGAAGGAGCCACTATTTGGAGAGCTAGATGCCTCGGAGCCAAAACATAGGTAGGTGACAGTCTGTACCAGACCTTGCTGTGCAAACCATGATCCCCCATCAGTAGGCTCTGGGCCTTGAAAACTGGCTCACTTTTCTGCAGTCTCATAGAAGACCATCCGATCAAAGTTGCTGGTGCGCTGCCATTCCTGCAAACCCTTCCTCAGGCCCTCTTCCATGGTCATGGTGGGCTCTCGTCGGGACAGAGACCGAAGCACTGGGCTGGAATTCATCAGGATCAGTGTCCACAAGGTCACCCTCCTTTATCAGTAGACCAACAACCTAATTtcctacctttgttttatttgcccCATGATGTTCAACTCAAAGTATTGACATTGGGACTCCAGGATACTTATACAAAAGTTTAACACCAAGGGCTGCATTGACCAGCATGATTGTGATTGGATTCCTCAAATATGATTGAGGTGTACTATGTGATGAATGTTTTTGTCCCCcaacattcacctgttgaagccctaacccccaaTGGAATGGTATCTGGACACTGCATTTAGTGCTTAGAAGGTTAGATGAGATCCTGAGGGTGGCGCCTCATGAGGGCATTAGTGTTCTTCTGGGAGAAGGAGGAGACACTGTGAGGACACAGGTGAGCCAGCTGTCTTTtcaagcaaggagaagagagagcaatcatgggattttaggtcagttaccctttacctgggaatcctgactaacgaactgtgagaaaggaatgcctttttgttttttcacaaattttccatagcatcatggtggcccagctgactgaagacagggcacagaatggcctgggagcagttacaaactggggcaaagttgaacatgcccatgcagtatccaaagacagcttcccctcgagtgtgacatcaccagagggtcctgatcaggagttcatgacaatgtgtatgggtagccatagatttctgtgttggagccagcaccactaaacccacttgtggttgggatgtccctggtgctgagaacaatcaggtctatggtggaaggtgaaatgactgggggaGGCATGGAGTCAGACAGCCAACTTCGATTCCTGGCCCACATTACCCCCAGGAACCTCCTCTGACCTTGAGTCCTCcatgtgatggtgatgatcattGGAGACAAAGATTGCCTGCACTCACAGGGCTGTGATAGGCACCGGACATAAGGCACGTTTCATTCCCTGGTCTCagcttgtcccctcaccctcaggacctttcgtccagttcccctacatcccagcctcctctttccaacccatgcttttcctcctgacagagctcaagggggagcctgaggagaacactcacatgaggaagcaggaaagtgcttccacatcagGAGTCTGAGGAAGGTGCCTGCGGACCAGGGTCTTGAAGCGCTGCCAGCGCCGGAAGTTCTCATACACGCTGGGAGGTCTGCTGGAGTCATCTAGTGGCACTGCAGCTGGGAAGGTGGGTAGTGTGCCCTCCCCGTACACTGTACCTGGCCATTGGCGTGCATTCATTGGGAACATGATGGGGGCCATCTGGGCAAATGGTCGTGGTGCTGGAGGGCGAAGGCCCAGGTGCCAGTGGATCCCATAGTTTTGAATCCCTCCACTGTCTGAGGCAGGTACAGTGGTCCTCAGGGCAGAAGGTGCTGTGAGGAATGGAGCAGGATGCTCCACACCCCCACAGAAGGCCCCTGGGGCCCTCCAGTTGAGGGGTGTCTGAGTGTGGATAATGTTCTGAATATGAGGAGGCCCCACTGGCCTCAGTTGTGGCCCATGTTTTCCAAAGGTGGACAGCCCTGGCACATATGACTGTCCAGGGTAAGTGGACAGCACTAGAGGGTTACCCTGGGAGATAGGTGCAGTCACCCTTGGTGCCAGGGGCAACTCCCAGAATGGCTGGTGTGTTGGCACAGGGGCAGCTGGAAGAAAGGGTAGGCCCCTGAATGCAGACATGTGGGCACCAGGATTGAAGTTCATGCCTGGTCTCCGTGATGCAGATGCTGTGGAGGCAAAGCAAAGCGGAGAATGGGGGAGGGAAAATGACAGCAGGATTGAGGACCCCCAGTTTCTTACTCAGTGGAAATCTGCGAACAAATGCTCACAGCTCAGGGCCCTTGGGCAGGGAAATTGTGCAGTTTGCAAAAGTCCCTGAGTGAATTTCATGTTCCGTTCCTTTAGTCGTAGTTCTACCCAGAGAAATCTCATTTTCAGTACACCAGGATTCCCAGTTGACTGTGACACCTCAGCTTTTTCTGATTCTGAGAGGCCCCTTGTGCATCCTTTTCAGACACTCCATTGGCCTCCTAGGTGACTCCCTAGAAATGGATCTACTTGACTCTATTCAGTGGCACCATGCTCCTCCTCATTCTCACCAACAGGAAAGGGACCTTCTCCAGGGCAGATGCCGGGACTTTAGGGTCACTTGTGAAGGTGACAGCTTCTAAACCTATTCCCCCATCACCTCCTCAGCCTTCCTTTTGCTAATACTCCTTATATACCCCTCCACTTTATTCCTAGGCATCCACACACAAACAAGAAACACCTGATTTAGATCTCTGCCTAGCTAGAGGCTGAGGAATTCTGTAGTTCACCCAGGAGCACATCCTGCCCAGCATGtgggtgcttctcccagcacttcccaCACCAAACACGAATGGGGGACAGATCCTGGCCATCTGTGATCCTAGTGCTCACTGGTTGCTGCCATAATGCAGGGAGCTCCTTTCCCAGGGAAGAGGTCTATGTGATAGACACTGAGTCCCGGAGATCCTCTCCTGGGCTGACCAGCAAAGGTTACTGAGGTTTATGAAGTTGATGGGATGGTGAGGATTGGGGTTTTCCAGAGGTTTTCACAGACACTGGTCATTTTTTTATTGGGCCTGGGAATTAGAGCCATTCTGATGTCCTTTTCTTTTGCACTCCTAATAATGGGAAGGAAAGTGTCCCAGAGACTCAGGCCTGCACCAGCTGCTACCTGTAGCAAGGTTGTTGGGAGCACATTCCTGTTCACCAGGACATTATGCTGAGTGAGGTCAAAGAATGGGAGGTGTACCACACTTCAACACTTGCATGTATCAATCAGGACAGCTGCCTAAGTTCCAATGACAATATGAGTAGAGCCCCTTCCTAACTGTGTGCTATTCTCCTTCCTGTCTTCAAAAGAACCCAGTCATCTTCAAACGTGATCCTGGAAAATGAAGAACACCCCACATGTGCTCCCTTATCATGGAGTACCAACCAAACCATGAAGATAAGCAAAAGTCTTCTGTGTTGTCTTGAAAACAATGAGCTGAGGCTACACACACAGAGTGTGAAAGTGATAACGATTCAGAAGATCCCCCAGAGGCCCAAATCTATGTTGGCTAAGGTTTTCTGGGTTCCCTGCCCTTCTGGAATCAATGACACCTGCTGTCTGAAAGGAAGGAGAAGTTTTCCTGGGCAGGAAGTCTGTGAGGGACCCTGGACTATGGCAGTTGGAGTGCCCTGCAGCCTCACCCACAGAGACTATATCGCACTGCATCTGTGGTCATTGAGATCCCCATTGGGCAGTTTTCTAGCTAAGAACACTTCTGACCCCTGCCCACTTATGATCTGAGACTCCCAGTCAGTCCCCTCAGAATGATATCCCAGGCAGCTTCCATGTGTCTGAAGAATGGACACAGGGCTCAGCATCTTGACTCCAGGAAGGCCTCACTGGGACCCCATCTGTGACTGCCTAAAAAACCATGCAGTGACCTGTGTCCATTCTACAAGGAATCAATCCCGTGgcctctctcctttctgctgACCCAGTGTACTTCCCCGGATTAGTCTGGACCTGGGTCTTAGGAGCCCTCCTCCCCATGAGCAGTATCAGTCTTCCCAGGGCTTCCTGGGCCATGTCAAGTGTATTGTCTAAGGCTCTTTCCTTCCCTTACTTCTGTTCAATCAGTTGACCACAGGGTAAGTGCTCCATTCTTACTCCCAAGGGTTTTTGGAGTGACTGCCCTCAGATAACAGACCCCTGACTGTCCAGGCTCACCTCCTTCTGAAGGCCAGGCAGGACACCTGACACAGTGTCTCACAGTCTCCACAGTGGGAAACGTCAGTACAGGACCCAGAGAGTGACCTGTCTGTAACAGATGCTCAGGGTCCAACTGAGCCAAACTGGCCAAAGTTTAAATGTAAACCACAGTGGAATGTTGGATCCAGACATTCTGTAGCGGGGGAGGGGCCAAGGAGAGCTGGCCTGGGTGGAGGGGGGCTGGGCAGACATTCCAGGAAGAGCTCTAATAGGTATAGAAGAACTTTGAGTTCCCTTCAGGCAATTCAGGGGT
This sequence is a window from Callospermophilus lateralis isolate mCalLat2 chromosome 17, mCalLat2.hap1, whole genome shotgun sequence. Protein-coding genes within it:
- the LOC143638104 gene encoding NUT family member 2D-like, which encodes MTALLRDQTGALEPGFTQAARDMDGGCFHVGAALAISPLTARPAGNPLVLSTYPGQSYVPGLSTFGKHGPQLRPVGPPHIQNIIHTQTPLNWRAPGAFCGGVEHPAPFLTAPSALRTTVPASDSGGIQNYGIHWHLGLRPPAPRPFAQMAPIMFPMNARQWPGTVYGEGTLPTFPAAVPLDDSSRPPSVYENFRRWQRFKTLVRRHLPQTPDVEALSCFLIPVLRSLSRREPTMTMEEGLRKGLQEWQRTSNFDRMVFYETAEKFMEFEAAEEMEDPRMQLSGVFQCRPPPATPRLEIRRPPVPEAVQQPAAKTKAPETKVRETKARKSKARRNKVAKTKGPENKAPEEIPPEAIQEYMDIMDELFGPTNFATWEPSYLSTEELAANLGEEELEQQDDLYPDPSLMSYVDENFVNKVTGGQDVDLELAKTSQPLKRKCTSSGNLKKKRP